The following are from one region of the Oryzias melastigma strain HK-1 linkage group LG22, ASM292280v2, whole genome shotgun sequence genome:
- the fosl2 gene encoding fos-related antigen 2 — MYQDYSGNYDTSSRGSSTSPAQPESFTSGSSTIGSPISTSSYQKYRVDMPGSNSAFIPTINAITTSQDLQWMVQPTVITSMSNPYSRSHPYGHHLTNGPGLLGHNTLARPGVIRSIGDARGRRKRDEQLTPEEEEKRRVRRERNKLAAAKCRNRRRELTEMLQGETEKLEEEKADLQKEIENLQKEKDKLEFMLVAHNPVCKLPLSERHQPQQQQQCSLLPLSMRPGVGSRAQMNQVVVKQEPEDGDDDLSKPQRSVIKPICISGAGGGGLYCPDGDSLNTPVVVASTPATTPNAPNLIFTYPNMLEPESPSPSSESCSKAHRRSSSSGGDQSSDSLNSPTLLAL, encoded by the exons ATGTACCAGGACTACTCCGGGAACTACGACACCTCGTCCCGCGGCAGCAGCACCTCTCCGGCCCAGCCAGAGTCCTTCACAAGCGGCAGCAGCACGATCGGGAGTCCGATCTCTACCTCAAGCTACCAG AAGTACAGGGTTGACATGCCAGGTTCCAATAGTGCCTTCATCCCCACAATCAATGCAATCACAACAAGCCAGGACCTGCAGTGGATGGTGCAGCCCACGGTCATCACCTCCATGTCCAACCCGTACTCTCGCTCCCACCCGTACGGCCATCACCTGACCAACGGGCCGGGGCTGCTGGGCCACAACACGCTGGCTCGACCCGGAGTCATACGCTCCATCGGCGACGCCAGAGGCCGACGCAAGCGAGACGAGCAG CTCActccagaggaggaggagaagaggagggtGAGGCGTGAGAGGAACAAACTGGCTGCAGCCAAGTGCCGCAATCGCAGGCGAGAGCTCACCGAGATGCTGCAAGGG GAGacggagaagctggaggaggagaaggccGACCTGCAGAAGGAGATCGAGAACCTGCAGAAGGAGAAAGACAAGCTGGAGTTCATGCTGGTCGCTCACAACCCCGTGTGCAAGCTGCCGCTCTCCGAGCGCCAccagccgcagcagcagcagcagtgcagcCTGCTCCCGCTGTCCATGCGCCCCGGCGTGGGCTCCAGGGCCCAGATGAACCAGGTGGTGGTGAAGCAGGAGCCGGAAGACGGCGACGATGATCTGAGCAAACCGCAGCGCTCCGTCATCAAGCCCATCTGCATCAGCGGCGCGGGCGGCGGCGGCTTGTACTGCCCAGACGGGGACAGCCTGAACACGCCGGTGGTGGTGGCCTCCACCCCAGCCACCACGCCCAACGCCCCCAACCTCATATTCACCTACCCCAACATGCTGGAGCCGGAGAGCCCCTCACCCTCCTCCGAGTCCTGCTCCAAGGCCCACCGgcggagcagcagcagcggcggggACCAGTCCTCCGACTCCCTCAACTCCCCCACCCTCCTGGCCCTCTGA